From one Catenuloplanes nepalensis genomic stretch:
- a CDS encoding ISAs1 family transposase: MSSSLIDPVVDHLADMALWEAELSAGSAPADPLQVVSPLVARLRQVPDPRRLRGLRHPLLVILVLTACATLVAGNDSLTAIRQWASRTPQDDLHRLGARRNPLTGRCLVPSERTFRRVLAAVDGDALDTATCGYAADVARGDAPAPHLPAATGEPAEREQRRAASRAVTHPAPAGLLPAAAIDGKLLHGTRTATGQVFLVAAVTHEKAVILGQRQVADKRGETTVTEDLLAPLDVSGMLLTLDALHTSKKTARLITGPLNAHYPLILKGNQPLALQAAQALLSGSDTEFADRTDIDSDRGHGRTERRTIRVAACDDTLFPGARQVFRLRRDTGGLDGQRTSKQIIYGIASLDPEQAGPQHHVCREHEFRDGRWHNGDRGAALC, from the coding sequence ATGTCATCCTCCCTGATCGACCCTGTTGTTGACCACCTCGCCGACATGGCGTTGTGGGAGGCCGAACTCTCTGCGGGTTCGGCGCCGGCCGATCCGCTGCAGGTGGTGTCCCCGCTGGTGGCACGGTTGCGGCAGGTACCGGATCCGCGCCGGCTGCGCGGGTTGCGTCATCCGCTGCTGGTGATCCTGGTCTTGACCGCGTGCGCCACTCTCGTGGCCGGTAACGACAGCCTGACCGCGATCCGGCAGTGGGCGTCGCGGACCCCGCAGGACGATCTGCACCGTCTCGGGGCCCGCCGCAACCCGTTGACCGGCCGCTGTCTGGTACCTAGTGAACGCACGTTCCGGCGGGTCCTGGCCGCCGTGGACGGTGACGCCCTCGACACGGCGACCTGCGGCTATGCGGCCGACGTCGCCCGTGGCGACGCCCCTGCCCCGCACCTTCCCGCCGCCACCGGCGAGCCTGCCGAGCGGGAGCAACGCCGCGCCGCGTCCCGGGCGGTCACCCACCCGGCACCGGCCGGGTTGCTGCCCGCCGCCGCGATCGACGGGAAACTGCTACACGGCACCCGCACCGCGACCGGGCAGGTGTTCCTGGTCGCTGCGGTCACCCACGAGAAGGCGGTGATCCTGGGCCAGCGGCAGGTCGCCGACAAGCGCGGCGAGACCACCGTCACCGAAGATCTGCTCGCACCGCTGGACGTGTCCGGGATGCTGCTCACCCTGGACGCTCTGCACACCAGCAAGAAGACCGCCCGGCTGATCACCGGGCCACTGAACGCCCACTACCCGCTGATCCTGAAAGGTAATCAGCCCCTCGCGCTGCAGGCCGCCCAGGCGCTGCTGTCCGGCAGCGACACCGAGTTCGCCGACCGCACCGACATCGACTCCGATCGTGGACATGGGCGCACCGAACGCCGCACAATCCGCGTCGCCGCCTGCGACGACACCCTGTTCCCCGGCGCCCGGCAAGTGTTCCGGCTACGCCGCGATACCGGCGGCCTCGACGGGCAACGCACCAGCAAACAAATCATCTACGGCATCGCCAGCCTTGACCCCGAGCAAGCCGGCCCACAGCACCATGTATGCCGCGAGCATGAATTCCGAGACGGCCGATGGCATAATGGAGATCGTGGAGCAGCTCTCTGTTGA
- a CDS encoding ISAs1 family transposase: MLQSVIPAVDPSCLPSGGGVSFTHSCHGLLELLPTVGDGRSGQGRDRPVAVVLALAAAATVAGSKSYTAMAGWVTDVPAQVMRSLYLRVGARPPVGLPSRSTIWRVCTDSDADVLDAVIAEWTTTQASPAPGVEMQPRLDGKTVRGAVDADGDQLHLLSALAGPAPPGAAAVVVAQAPTDGAKGSEPATARALLGTLDLRGVTVTADALHTVKATGALICSRGGQFVLPVKENRQALFDAINALPWAATPIAHHRTDTGHGRTTRLTIRVLPAPPGLPFPHVRQGWLIERYVTHSNGKQTAAAQLGIASHTPDQAGPADLATFNRSQWAIESLHWIRDTYYREDHSRVRTRSGPRVLASLRNLAINALRLAGRTDITEATRWANRNMTRPFTILGLTR, translated from the coding sequence GTGTTGCAGTCTGTCATTCCCGCTGTCGATCCATCGTGCCTGCCGTCGGGCGGGGGCGTGTCGTTCACGCATTCGTGTCATGGTCTGCTGGAGTTGTTGCCGACGGTGGGTGACGGCCGATCAGGGCAGGGCCGTGATCGGCCCGTCGCGGTTGTTCTCGCGCTGGCCGCCGCGGCGACGGTAGCGGGGTCGAAGAGTTATACGGCAATGGCGGGCTGGGTCACGGACGTCCCGGCGCAGGTGATGCGGAGCTTGTATCTGCGGGTCGGGGCCCGCCCGCCGGTGGGGTTGCCGTCACGCTCGACGATCTGGCGGGTCTGCACGGACAGCGACGCGGATGTTCTCGACGCGGTGATCGCCGAATGGACCACCACTCAGGCGTCCCCGGCGCCTGGGGTGGAGATGCAGCCGCGTCTGGACGGTAAGACCGTCCGCGGCGCCGTCGACGCCGACGGTGATCAGCTGCACCTGCTGTCCGCCCTGGCCGGCCCGGCACCACCCGGTGCGGCCGCTGTGGTCGTCGCGCAGGCGCCGACCGATGGTGCGAAGGGCAGCGAACCGGCCACCGCCCGAGCCCTGTTGGGGACCCTGGATCTGCGTGGGGTGACCGTGACCGCGGACGCGCTGCACACCGTCAAAGCCACCGGCGCCCTGATCTGCTCCCGCGGCGGCCAGTTCGTCCTGCCGGTGAAAGAGAACCGGCAGGCCCTCTTCGATGCGATCAACGCCCTGCCCTGGGCCGCCACCCCGATCGCCCACCACCGCACCGACACCGGGCACGGCCGGACGACCCGCCTGACCATTCGCGTCCTGCCCGCCCCGCCCGGCCTGCCGTTCCCGCACGTCCGCCAGGGCTGGCTGATCGAACGCTACGTCACTCACAGCAACGGCAAGCAGACCGCGGCGGCGCAACTCGGGATCGCCAGCCACACCCCCGACCAGGCCGGCCCCGCCGACCTCGCCACGTTCAACCGCAGCCAGTGGGCCATCGAGTCCCTGCACTGGATTCGGGACACCTACTACCGCGAGGACCATTCCCGCGTCCGCACCCGCTCCGGACCCCGCGTCCTGGCCTCCCTCCGCAACCTCGCCATCAACGCCCTACGCCTCGCCGGCCGCACAGACATCACCGAAGCCACCCGATGGGCCAACCGCAACATGACCAGGCCATTCACCATCCTCGGCCTCACAAGATGA
- a CDS encoding sigma-70 family RNA polymerase sigma factor, which translates to MATDDGRKTLIAELYAEHAESLMKFLMRLANGDRLQAEDLLQETMLRAWRHVDHLPDGWEPRRRWLFIVARRVTIDVVRLRNNRPVEVGAVDLSRLPSDGDAAEAVVAAQTVRRALPRLSRTHRTVLVGLFHEGLSQPELAEALDVPVGTVKSRTHYALRALRRIVETG; encoded by the coding sequence GTGGCGACGGACGACGGTAGGAAGACGCTCATCGCGGAGCTGTACGCCGAGCACGCGGAGTCGTTGATGAAGTTCCTGATGCGGCTGGCGAACGGGGACCGGCTACAGGCCGAGGACCTGCTGCAGGAGACGATGCTGCGCGCGTGGCGGCACGTCGACCACCTGCCGGACGGGTGGGAGCCGCGCCGGCGGTGGCTGTTCATCGTGGCGCGGCGGGTCACCATCGACGTGGTCCGGCTGCGCAACAACCGCCCGGTGGAGGTCGGGGCGGTGGACCTGTCCCGGCTGCCGTCCGACGGCGACGCGGCGGAGGCGGTGGTGGCGGCGCAGACCGTGCGGCGCGCGTTGCCACGGCTGAGCCGGACGCACCGTACCGTGCTGGTGGGGTTGTTTCATGAGGGGTTGTCGCAGCCGGAGCTGGCCGAGGCGCTGGACGTGCCGGTCGGGACGGTCAAGTCGCGGACCCACTACGCGCTGCGCGCACTGCGGCGGATCGTGGAGACGGGCTGA
- a CDS encoding DUF6444 domain-containing protein: MEQLVAVVTQLQAEVQRLRVVNEQLRAQNAVLRAENAVLRRRLGMNSSNSSMPPSSDGLARPRPQPGAKAGGRRRGKQPGAPGSTLRLAEDPDRVVQHRPDRCAGPACGADLGDGREYGRQQRQVLELPDCRPVVVEHQLIAVQCAECAQVSEPVAPAVVTGRVQYGTGVKAAAVYARAAQFLPFARVAGLLGDLLGVRVSTGFVHQVVGEAARRLGGVRFPDRGVAARPAGAARRRDPGEGRRRLQVRARGLHP; encoded by the coding sequence ATGGAGCAGCTTGTCGCGGTGGTCACCCAGTTGCAGGCTGAGGTGCAGCGGCTGCGGGTGGTCAACGAGCAGTTGCGTGCCCAGAACGCCGTGCTGCGTGCCGAGAACGCCGTGCTGCGGCGTCGGCTGGGGATGAACTCGTCGAATTCCTCCATGCCGCCGTCGTCGGACGGCTTGGCCCGCCCGCGTCCGCAGCCGGGGGCGAAGGCCGGCGGTCGGCGGCGAGGTAAGCAGCCCGGGGCGCCGGGGTCGACGTTGCGGCTGGCCGAGGATCCGGACCGGGTGGTGCAGCACCGGCCGGACCGGTGTGCCGGTCCGGCTTGTGGCGCCGATCTGGGTGATGGCCGCGAGTACGGGCGGCAGCAGCGGCAGGTGCTCGAGCTGCCCGATTGTCGTCCGGTGGTGGTCGAGCACCAGCTGATCGCGGTGCAGTGTGCCGAGTGTGCGCAGGTCAGCGAGCCGGTGGCACCGGCTGTGGTGACGGGCCGGGTGCAGTACGGCACCGGTGTCAAAGCCGCCGCGGTCTACGCGCGGGCCGCGCAGTTCCTGCCGTTCGCCCGGGTCGCCGGGCTGCTGGGTGATCTGCTCGGAGTCCGGGTGTCGACCGGGTTCGTGCACCAGGTCGTCGGCGAGGCGGCCCGCAGGCTCGGGGGCGTTCGTTTCCCGGACCGCGGCGTTGCTGCACGTCCAGCAGGTGCTGCACGCCGACGAGACCCCGGCGAGGGTCGGCGGCGGCTTCAAGTACGTGCACGTGGCCTGCACCCCTGA
- a CDS encoding transposase, protein MSADTWPCCCDPVTPDRTRSLTTSGSSVTRSQLPVAYRRKLLIRVDGAGATHELLEHLEQMNRVWRSVRFTVGWTITAADETAIDRLPADAWTDSLHQDGTATSDAHVAELTGLNTRLAGWTGTLRLLVRRTKPSARHVKNLTELEKRTGWRYQIVATNITRIAGVPGSHQPQWLDALHRAHAGVEDQVRHAKAMGLRNLPSKAWTVNRGWVLTCNIAADLTAWMRLLGLHDQADLAHAEPGTLRYRLLHLPGRLTTHARRRVLSIPETWPWADAFTLCWQRLTLLPLATRPAESCTYQQKAASRARRPHAPTATRGDHTPEPSGQNGQAETVRQGANPSDGSRLGEPTKNTPQACQFRILKLSNFYSTKNSTVDTKKSP, encoded by the coding sequence GTGAGCGCTGACACCTGGCCATGCTGCTGCGATCCGGTAACGCCGGATCGAACACGGTCGCTGACCACATCCGGGTCCTCGGTGACGCGATCGCAGCTCCCGGTCGCCTACCGGCGCAAGCTGCTGATCCGCGTCGACGGCGCCGGCGCCACTCACGAGCTTCTTGAGCACCTCGAACAGATGAACCGGGTATGGCGCAGCGTGAGGTTCACCGTCGGCTGGACGATCACGGCGGCTGACGAGACCGCGATCGACCGGTTGCCCGCCGACGCCTGGACCGACAGCCTCCACCAGGACGGCACCGCCACCAGCGACGCACACGTCGCGGAACTGACCGGCCTCAACACCCGGCTCGCCGGCTGGACCGGCACCCTGCGACTGCTCGTGCGACGTACCAAGCCGTCGGCCCGACACGTCAAGAACCTCACCGAGCTGGAGAAACGCACCGGCTGGCGCTACCAGATCGTGGCCACCAACATCACGCGCATCGCGGGGGTGCCCGGCTCGCACCAGCCGCAATGGCTCGACGCTTTGCATCGTGCTCACGCTGGAGTAGAAGATCAAGTCCGGCATGCCAAGGCCATGGGACTGCGCAACCTGCCGTCGAAAGCCTGGACCGTCAACCGCGGCTGGGTCCTGACCTGCAACATCGCCGCCGACCTGACCGCCTGGATGCGGCTGCTCGGCCTGCACGACCAGGCCGACCTCGCTCACGCCGAACCCGGCACCCTGCGCTACCGACTCCTGCACCTGCCCGGCAGACTCACCACCCACGCCCGCCGCCGCGTGCTGTCGATCCCCGAGACCTGGCCCTGGGCCGACGCGTTCACCCTGTGCTGGCAACGCCTCACCCTGCTACCACTGGCCACCCGACCCGCCGAATCCTGCACCTACCAGCAGAAAGCCGCTTCCCGAGCCCGGAGACCTCACGCACCCACAGCGACACGTGGCGATCACACGCCCGAACCTAGTGGACAAAACGGTCAAGCCGAAACGGTCAGGCAGGGAGCGAACCCATCTGACGGATCGAGGCTAGGCGAACCGACGAAGAACACACCCCAGGCATGCCAGTTCAGGATTTTAAAATTGTCAAATTTCTACTCGACTAAAAATTCCACGGTGGACACCAAGAAAAGCCCATAG
- a CDS encoding Imm1 family immunity protein — MVEITWGDSAGETAAVSVDELKGRLIELDRLAVERPFIVDVTIDSGDTISIALGRETSVLNYISASKMPPYLVSKGGSPAPDAGVVRFGYFGSMTEFPNWQAIPRSDALEAVCSFVAAGTLPENVLWIEV, encoded by the coding sequence ATGGTAGAGATCACGTGGGGCGACAGTGCCGGCGAGACGGCAGCCGTTTCCGTCGACGAATTGAAAGGCAGGCTGATCGAGCTGGATCGGCTTGCTGTGGAGCGACCATTCATTGTCGATGTGACAATCGACAGCGGCGATACAATAAGCATTGCACTGGGTCGGGAAACGTCGGTTCTTAACTATATCTCGGCCTCAAAAATGCCTCCTTATCTTGTGAGTAAAGGTGGATCGCCGGCGCCCGACGCTGGCGTTGTCAGGTTCGGCTATTTCGGTTCAATGACAGAATTTCCGAATTGGCAAGCCATACCTAGGAGTGATGCATTGGAGGCGGTGTGCAGTTTTGTGGCTGCTGGAACTTTGCCGGAAAATGTTCTGTGGATTGAGGTATGA
- a CDS encoding IS66 family transposase, which yields MLHADETPARVGGGFKYVHVACTPELTLFHVGGRGKANIDAGGVLPGFTGTLVRDGYAPYRHLTDADHAWCGAHLIRDLCGVHESDLAGQQWAEVMATTLLAAKKTTEQATAAGRDALSADEISHLRACYAGALAYGREQNPPDRDGKLSRAGTLIERFATHRDMILRFNVDLAVPFTNNQAERDLRPVKLQQKISATWRTLQGLADFATLRSYLSTATKHGKDALDVLEQLFTTGPWLPEPAISS from the coding sequence GTGCTGCACGCCGACGAGACCCCGGCGAGGGTCGGCGGCGGCTTCAAGTACGTGCACGTGGCCTGCACCCCTGAACTGACCTTGTTCCACGTCGGTGGCCGTGGCAAGGCCAACATCGACGCCGGAGGCGTGCTGCCCGGGTTCACCGGCACTCTGGTCCGGGACGGCTACGCCCCTTACCGGCACCTGACCGACGCCGATCACGCCTGGTGCGGGGCACACCTGATCCGCGACCTGTGCGGTGTGCACGAGTCCGACCTGGCCGGGCAGCAGTGGGCCGAGGTGATGGCCACGACCCTGCTGGCGGCCAAGAAGACGACCGAGCAAGCCACCGCAGCCGGCCGAGACGCGCTGTCGGCCGACGAGATCAGTCACTTGCGGGCCTGTTACGCCGGGGCGCTGGCCTACGGCCGCGAGCAGAACCCGCCCGATCGTGACGGCAAGCTGTCCAGGGCCGGGACGCTGATCGAACGCTTCGCCACCCACCGCGACATGATCCTGCGGTTCAATGTCGACCTGGCCGTGCCGTTCACCAACAACCAGGCCGAACGCGATCTGCGTCCGGTCAAGCTCCAGCAGAAGATCTCCGCGACCTGGCGCACTCTGCAAGGCCTGGCCGACTTCGCCACCCTGCGTTCCTACCTGTCCACCGCCACCAAACACGGCAAGGACGCCCTCGACGTGCTCGAACAGCTATTCACCACCGGACCATGGCTGCCGGAACCGGCAATCTCAAGCTGA
- a CDS encoding ISL3 family transposase: protein MIEARSGRDRVACPDCGTESARVHGRYHRRLADTALAGRSVVIRLLVRRLVCREAVCARVTFVEQIPGLTSPHSRYSPPLRAALTVIGVALAGRPGARLARKLGMPVGRDTLLGLLRAAPLPQPGTVTALGVDDFALRRGHVYGTVLLDMDTHRPVDVLPGRDADPLAVWLREHPGAEIICRDRAGAYAEGARAGAPDAIQVADRWHIWHNVGEAVDKTVTAHHACVRAAMTLEAGQATSPVPDAGPQPACDAEPAAEPEPAAPAAEPDGSLDVCGRERSLVVRTRERYTAVQQLLADGASLAEICRQLELDRTTVRRFARATSLDELLAKAVNRTSLLDGHTQHLTSRFAAGVTNAAVLHAELTALGFTGSVQTIRRWLHPLRAAAPAAPQPMRPAVPKPRHITRWIMTNPQHLAPDQHTQLTDVLASCPELQAVAGHVRDFADLMNKHRGDRLPDWMLRVQADNLPALHSLVTGLRRDLDAVTAGLTMTWSSGPVEGAVNRIKTIKRSMYGRAGFDLLRRRILLSA from the coding sequence GTGATCGAGGCCCGCTCGGGCCGGGACCGGGTAGCCTGCCCGGACTGCGGTACCGAATCGGCGCGGGTGCACGGCCGCTACCACCGGCGGCTGGCCGACACCGCCCTTGCCGGGCGGTCGGTCGTGATCCGGCTGCTCGTGCGGCGGCTCGTCTGCCGCGAGGCCGTCTGTGCTCGGGTCACGTTCGTCGAACAGATTCCAGGCCTGACCAGCCCGCACTCCCGATACAGCCCGCCGTTGCGGGCGGCGTTGACCGTGATCGGAGTCGCTCTGGCCGGTCGACCAGGCGCTCGGCTGGCTCGCAAGCTGGGCATGCCGGTCGGCCGGGACACTCTGCTCGGCCTGCTGCGCGCGGCACCGCTGCCGCAGCCGGGCACGGTCACTGCGCTCGGCGTCGACGATTTCGCCCTGCGTCGGGGCCACGTCTACGGCACCGTGCTGCTGGATATGGACACCCACCGGCCGGTCGACGTACTACCAGGTCGCGACGCCGACCCCCTCGCCGTCTGGCTGCGGGAGCATCCCGGGGCGGAGATCATCTGTCGGGACCGGGCCGGCGCCTATGCGGAAGGCGCCCGTGCGGGTGCACCAGATGCAATCCAAGTCGCGGACAGATGGCACATCTGGCACAACGTGGGCGAAGCCGTGGACAAGACCGTCACCGCGCATCATGCCTGTGTGCGGGCCGCGATGACCCTCGAAGCCGGCCAGGCCACGAGCCCGGTTCCCGATGCTGGGCCGCAGCCCGCCTGCGACGCCGAACCGGCCGCAGAGCCAGAACCAGCAGCTCCGGCTGCTGAGCCGGACGGGTCGCTCGACGTGTGCGGTCGTGAACGGTCACTGGTCGTGCGCACCCGCGAGCGCTACACCGCGGTGCAGCAACTGCTGGCCGACGGTGCCTCTCTGGCCGAGATCTGCCGGCAGCTCGAGCTGGACCGCACCACCGTGCGCCGCTTCGCCCGCGCCACCAGCCTCGACGAACTCCTGGCCAAGGCCGTCAACCGGACCAGTCTGCTCGACGGCCACACCCAGCACCTGACCAGCCGGTTCGCCGCCGGCGTCACCAACGCCGCCGTCCTGCACGCCGAGCTGACCGCACTCGGGTTCACCGGCAGCGTCCAGACCATCCGCCGCTGGCTCCACCCCCTGCGGGCAGCCGCCCCCGCCGCACCGCAGCCGATGCGGCCAGCGGTCCCGAAACCCCGGCACATCACCCGATGGATCATGACCAACCCGCAGCACCTGGCCCCCGACCAACACACCCAACTCACCGACGTACTCGCCAGCTGTCCCGAGCTGCAGGCCGTCGCCGGCCACGTCCGCGACTTCGCCGACCTCATGAACAAACACCGCGGCGACCGCCTGCCCGACTGGATGCTGCGGGTGCAGGCCGACAACCTGCCCGCCCTGCACTCCCTGGTCACCGGCCTACGCCGCGACCTGGACGCAGTCACCGCCGGCCTGACCATGACCTGGAGCTCCGGCCCGGTCGAGGGCGCCGTGAACAGAATCAAAACCATAAAACGATCAATGTATGGCAGGGCCGGCTTCGATCTCCTACGCCGCCGAATCCTGCTCAGCGCCTAA
- a CDS encoding transposase: MSKSSGWDQRLIVSSDGKGLVGHAGAVLLRKCADRTGLTRGLNQVLPRGNGPGWWDRGTVLISLAVVIVLGATSMSDIALLAHQGLVFGGRPSEATVRRTLAGLDEKTLKRIGTARAKVRAHVWALLARRPQGFPWLSVAGKLLTGWVVIDLDATLITAHSDKQGAAATFKKGYGFHPLGAWCANTSECLAVGAHVIRFWR; encoded by the coding sequence GTGAGTAAGAGTAGTGGATGGGATCAGCGGCTGATCGTCAGCTCGGACGGGAAGGGCCTGGTCGGGCACGCGGGCGCGGTCTTGCTGCGTAAATGCGCTGATCGGACCGGTCTGACCAGGGGTTTGAACCAGGTGCTGCCGCGCGGTAATGGTCCTGGCTGGTGGGATCGCGGCACGGTTCTGATCTCGTTGGCGGTCGTGATCGTGCTCGGCGCCACGAGCATGTCCGACATTGCGTTGCTCGCCCATCAGGGCCTGGTCTTCGGTGGCCGGCCGTCGGAGGCGACCGTCCGGCGGACCCTGGCCGGCCTCGACGAGAAGACACTGAAACGGATCGGCACCGCGCGGGCGAAGGTCCGCGCTCACGTGTGGGCGCTGCTGGCCCGCCGCCCGCAAGGCTTTCCATGGCTGAGCGTGGCCGGCAAGCTGTTGACCGGGTGGGTGGTCATCGATCTGGACGCCACGCTGATCACCGCTCACAGCGACAAGCAGGGCGCGGCGGCCACCTTCAAGAAGGGTTATGGCTTCCACCCGCTTGGCGCCTGGTGTGCCAATACGTCGGAGTGCCTGGCTGTCGGCGCTCACGTAATTCGGTTCTGGCGATGA
- a CDS encoding methyl-accepting chemotaxis protein, whose amino-acid sequence MDSSRRNRFDDMSLNKKILTTAVAGVVAAVTVGGVGLLKLHETAQSAERIYQSSVANIRSVGEIKSEIYKARLAAANEAISRTTADREKYATEFEEHADAYATAMAGYRDGDPAGSPDTIDDLDAAWEQYLTVAETDLLPAAEAGDVATWAAIRDANVSPLMKEVDSNLAELDAAETADAAAKAEAATAGYTSGRLTSIIVMIVGAVVALGLGVIVSRRIVRALVSVKAVAEGLAVGNLTGTTGVTSRDETGQMAAALDTAVDNLRRTVKTIDGSATSLASAAEQMSSTAAQIADSATEASVQAKAVSAAADEVSRSVETVSAGGEEMGASIREISQNAAEAARVAAEAVTITAVTSQTMSKLGESSAEIGNVIKVITSIAAQTNLLALNATIEAARAGDAGKGFAVVASEVKDLAQETARATEDIGKRVEAIQADTTGAVAAIAQISAVIARISDFQTTIASAVEEQTATTAEMNRSVSEAAGGTNDIAANITAVAQAAETTSRGVAETRQATGELARMSSELNALVAGFRY is encoded by the coding sequence ATGGATTCGTCCCGGCGCAACCGGTTCGACGATATGAGCCTGAACAAGAAGATCCTGACCACGGCCGTGGCCGGAGTCGTGGCCGCCGTCACGGTCGGCGGCGTCGGACTGCTGAAGCTGCACGAGACCGCGCAGTCCGCCGAGCGGATCTACCAGAGCAGCGTCGCCAACATCAGGTCGGTCGGCGAGATCAAGTCGGAGATCTACAAGGCCCGCCTGGCCGCCGCGAACGAAGCGATCTCCCGAACCACCGCGGACCGCGAGAAGTACGCCACCGAGTTCGAGGAGCACGCCGACGCGTACGCCACCGCGATGGCCGGCTACCGCGACGGCGACCCGGCCGGCAGCCCCGACACGATCGACGACCTCGACGCGGCCTGGGAGCAGTATCTGACCGTCGCCGAGACCGACCTGCTCCCCGCCGCCGAAGCCGGCGACGTGGCCACCTGGGCCGCCATCCGCGACGCGAACGTCAGCCCCCTGATGAAAGAGGTCGACTCCAACCTCGCCGAACTCGACGCCGCCGAGACCGCCGACGCCGCCGCCAAGGCGGAGGCCGCCACCGCCGGCTACACCTCCGGCCGCCTCACCTCCATCATCGTGATGATCGTCGGCGCCGTCGTGGCGCTCGGCCTCGGCGTGATCGTGTCCCGCCGCATCGTGCGTGCGCTGGTGAGCGTGAAGGCAGTCGCCGAGGGCCTGGCCGTGGGCAACCTGACCGGCACGACCGGCGTGACGTCCCGGGACGAGACCGGCCAGATGGCCGCCGCCCTGGACACCGCCGTCGACAACCTGCGCCGCACGGTCAAGACCATCGACGGTTCCGCCACCTCGCTGGCCAGCGCCGCCGAGCAGATGAGCAGCACCGCCGCCCAGATCGCCGACTCCGCCACCGAGGCATCCGTCCAGGCCAAGGCCGTCTCGGCCGCGGCTGACGAGGTGTCCCGCAGCGTCGAGACGGTCTCGGCCGGCGGCGAGGAGATGGGCGCGTCCATCCGCGAGATCTCCCAGAACGCCGCCGAAGCCGCGCGGGTGGCCGCGGAGGCGGTCACCATCACCGCGGTCACGTCGCAGACGATGAGCAAGCTGGGCGAGTCATCGGCGGAGATCGGCAACGTCATCAAGGTGATCACGTCGATCGCGGCGCAGACGAACCTCCTCGCACTGAACGCGACGATCGAGGCGGCGCGGGCCGGGGATGCGGGCAAGGGTTTCGCGGTGGTGGCGTCCGAGGTCAAGGACCTGGCGCAGGAGACGGCGCGGGCGACCGAGGACATCGGCAAGCGCGTCGAGGCGATTCAGGCGGATACGACGGGTGCGGTCGCGGCGATCGCGCAGATCTCCGCGGTGATCGCCCGGATCAGCGACTTCCAGACGACGATCGCGTCCGCGGTGGAGGAGCAGACGGCGACGACGGCGGAGATGAACCGCAGCGTGAGTGAGGCTGCCGGCGGCACGAACGACATCGCCGCGAACATCACGGCGGTCGCCCAGGCGGCGGAGACGACGAGCCGCGGGGTGGCGGAGACCCGGCAGGCGACCGGGGAACTGGCAAGGATGTCGAGCGAGCTGAATGCGCTGGTGGCGGGGTTCCGGTACTGA